One genomic segment of Brassica napus cultivar Da-Ae chromosome A3, Da-Ae, whole genome shotgun sequence includes these proteins:
- the LOC106419533 gene encoding transcription factor MYB59 isoform X2: MGFCSESVRFEGGGRNIRLGLNRTGKSCRLRWVNYLHPGLKRGKMTPQEEHLVLELHAKWGNRWSKIARKLPGRTDNEIKNYWRTHMRKKSQEKKKRPMSPTSSSSNCCSSSMTTAATQDTGGTNGKMNQECEEGGYYSMDDIWREIDQSGANIIKPVKDIYYSDQSCYLDFPPLASPAWESSMESIWNMDADESKMSSFAIDQFPLSFEHGRSSSWSSLL; the protein is encoded by the exons ATGGGATTTTGTAGCGAAAGTGTCAGGTTTGAAGGTGGAGGGAGAAACATAAGACTAG GTTTGAATAGAACAGGAAAGAGCTGCAGGTTAAGGTGGGTTAACTACTTACACCCTGGTCTCAAACGTGGTAAGATGACTCCACAAGAAGAGCATCTTGTCCTTGAGCTTCACGCCAAATGGGGAAACAG GTGGTCGAAAATCGCCAGGAAATTGCCGGGTCGAACCGATAATGAGATAAAGAATTACTGGAGGACTCATATGAGGAAGAAGTCacaggaaaagaagaagagacctATGTCTCCAACATCCTCATCTTCAAACTGTTGCTCATCATCAATGACCACTGCAGCTACTCAAGACACTGGAGGAACCAATGGGAAGATGAATCAAGAATGCGAAGAAGGCGGATACTACTCGATGGATGACATATGGAGAGAGATTGATCAATCTGGAGCAAACATTATCAAACCGGTGAAAGACATCTACTACTCTGACCAAAGCTGTTATTTGGACTTCCCTCCTCTGGCTTCTCCAGCATGGGAAAGCTCCATGGAGTCTATCTGGAACATGGATGCAGATGAAAGTAAGATGTCTTCTTTTGCCATTGATCAGTTTCCTCTCAGTTTTGAACATGGTAGATCATCATCGTGGTCGTCTTTACTCTAG
- the LOC106419533 gene encoding transcription factor MYB59 isoform X1 — protein sequence MKSVQEEYRKGPWTEQEDLLLVNFVHMFGDRRWDFVAKVSGLNRTGKSCRLRWVNYLHPGLKRGKMTPQEEHLVLELHAKWGNRWSKIARKLPGRTDNEIKNYWRTHMRKKSQEKKKRPMSPTSSSSNCCSSSMTTAATQDTGGTNGKMNQECEEGGYYSMDDIWREIDQSGANIIKPVKDIYYSDQSCYLDFPPLASPAWESSMESIWNMDADESKMSSFAIDQFPLSFEHGRSSSWSSLL from the exons ATGAAGAGTGTGCAAGAGGAGTACCGTAAAGGACCGTGGACAGAACAAGAGGACCTTCTCTTGGTCAACTTTGTCCACATGTTCGGAGATCGAAGATGGGATTTTGTAGCGAAAGTGTCAG GTTTGAATAGAACAGGAAAGAGCTGCAGGTTAAGGTGGGTTAACTACTTACACCCTGGTCTCAAACGTGGTAAGATGACTCCACAAGAAGAGCATCTTGTCCTTGAGCTTCACGCCAAATGGGGAAACAG GTGGTCGAAAATCGCCAGGAAATTGCCGGGTCGAACCGATAATGAGATAAAGAATTACTGGAGGACTCATATGAGGAAGAAGTCacaggaaaagaagaagagacctATGTCTCCAACATCCTCATCTTCAAACTGTTGCTCATCATCAATGACCACTGCAGCTACTCAAGACACTGGAGGAACCAATGGGAAGATGAATCAAGAATGCGAAGAAGGCGGATACTACTCGATGGATGACATATGGAGAGAGATTGATCAATCTGGAGCAAACATTATCAAACCGGTGAAAGACATCTACTACTCTGACCAAAGCTGTTATTTGGACTTCCCTCCTCTGGCTTCTCCAGCATGGGAAAGCTCCATGGAGTCTATCTGGAACATGGATGCAGATGAAAGTAAGATGTCTTCTTTTGCCATTGATCAGTTTCCTCTCAGTTTTGAACATGGTAGATCATCATCGTGGTCGTCTTTACTCTAG
- the LOC106419544 gene encoding zinc finger protein ZAT12-like: MVAISEINPTVEAKAANCLMLLSRVGQKGGDQKRVFTCKTCLKEFHSFQALGGHRASHKKPNNNESLSGLVKKAKAPSSHPCPICGVEFPMGQALGGHMRRHRNEIGGGAALVTRALLPEPTMTTLKKSSSGKRVACLDLSLGMVENLNLKLELGRTVC; the protein is encoded by the coding sequence atggtTGCAATCTCTGAGATTAACCCGACGGTGGAGGCTAAGGCGGCGAACTGTCTGATGCTTTTATCAAGAGTCGGACAAAAAGGTGGGGATCAAAAACGCGTTTTCACATGTAAAACGTGTTTGAAAGAGTTTCATTCGTTTCAAGCGTTGGGAGGTCACCGTGCGAGTCACAAGAAACCTAACAACAATGAGAGTCTCTCTGGATTGGTGAAGAAAGCCAAAGCTCCTTCGTCGCACCCTTGTCCGATATGCGGAGTGGAGTTTCCGATGGGACAAGCTCTAGGAGGTCACATGAGGAGACACAGGAACGAGATTGGCGGCGGAGCAGCGTTGGTTACACGGGCGTTATTGCCGGAGCCGACGATGACGACGTTGAAGAAGTCGAGCAGTGGGAAGAGGGTGGCGTGTTTGGATCTGAGTTTGGGGATGGTTGAGAATTTGAATCTCAAGTTGGAGCTTGGAAGAACtgtttgttga
- the LOC106419628 gene encoding methyl-CpG-binding domain-containing protein 7 isoform X2, producing MKTRSSSSGDLVPAGNSRESQLQIVDLTSSRRKSLHGLNRPRPSSRRSKGGVDDSDRRSYASKGFHLPKGWTVEEFPRRNSYHIDKFYVERKTGKRFRSLVSVERYLKQSGNRTDQQQVVLLQHHPVPSKDFNLPDGWIVEEKPRRNSGRIDRFYTEPGTGKKFRSLPAVETYLNGTVDSVDSGQLSILANPDGIGFESVDIDPNPPEKVKWVLTGPSGNMFSAHVSGSDVSSSVQKTWSEAFVSLLQERV from the exons ATGAAAACGAGATCATCATCCTCCGGTGACCTGGTTCCGGCGGGTAACAGTCGCGAATCCCAGCTACAGATCGTGGACCTCACTTCATCTCGCCGGAAATCTTTGCATGGTTTGAATCGGCCGCGACCATCGTCTCGTAGAAGCAAAGGCGGTGTCGACGATTCG GATCGTCGCAGCTATGCCTCCAAGGGTTTCCATTTGCCTAAAGGATGGACCGTTGAGGAGTTTCCTAGGAGAAACTCCTACCATATTGATAAG TTTTATGTTGAGCGAAAAACAGGAAAGCGGTTCCGTTCCCTTGTCTCCGTTGAGAGATACTTGAAACAATCAGGGAACCGTACAGATCAGCAGCAGGTTGTGCTTTTACAGCATCACCCTGTCCCTTCCAAAGATTTCAATCTACCTGATGGATGGATCGTCGAGGAGAAACCCCGGAGAAATTCCGGTCGAATAGACAGG TTTTATACTGAGCCAGGAACAGGGAAGAAGTTCCGTTCTCTGCCTGCTGTTGAGACATACTTGAACGGTACAGTTGACTCGGTTGATTCCGGGCAGCTTTCG attttggcgAACCCGGATGGTATCGGATTTGAAAGCGTGGATATCGACCCAAACCCACCGGAGAAAGTGAAATGGGTACTGACAGGTCCAAGTGGAAACATGTTTAGTGCGCATGTTAGCGGATCGGATGTCTCTAGCTCTGTCCAAAAGACATGGTCTGAGGCTTTTGTCTCATTGCTCCAAGAACGGGTTTAA
- the LOC125597757 gene encoding ras-related protein RABE1c-like isoform X2: MAAPPARGRADYDYLIKLLLIGDSGVGKSCLLLRFSDGSFTTSFITTIGIDFKIRTIELDTKRIKLQIWDTAGQERFRTITTAYYRGAMGILLVYDVTDESSFNNIRNWIRNIEQHASDKVNKILVGNKADMDESKRAVPTSKGQALADEYGIKFFETSAKTNLNVEEVFFSIAKDIKQRLTDTDSRAEPATIRISQTDQAAGAGQATQKSACCGT, from the exons ATGGCAGCTCCACCTGCTAGGGGTAGAGCCGATTACGATTACCTCATCAAGCTTCTCCTGATCGGTGATAGCG GTGTGGGCAAAAGTTGTTTGCTGTTAAGGTTCTCTGATGGCTCATTCACCACTAGCTTCATCACCACCATTGG CATTGATTTTAAGATTAGAACTATTGAGCTTGATACTAAACGCATCAAGCTCCAGATTTGGGATACTGCTGGTCAAGAACGTTTTCGAACCATCACCACTG CTTATTACCGAGGGGCAATGGGAATTTTGCTGGTGTATGATGTCACAGACGAGTCATCCTTTAACA ATATTAGGAACTGGATTCGTAATATTGAACAGCACGCTTCGGATAAAGTTAATAAAATCTTGGTAGGGAACAAAGCCGATATGGATGAGAGCAAGAGG GCTGTTCCAACATCAAAGGGTCAAGCACTTGCTGATGAATATGGAATCAAGTTCTTTGAAACA AGTGCCAAAACAAATCTAAATGTGGAAGAGGTTTTCTTCTCGATAGCAAAGGACATTAAGCAGAGACTCACAGATACTGACTCGAGAGCAGAG CCTGCGACGATTAGGATAAGCCAAACAGACCAGGCTGCTGGAGCCGGACAAGCCACGCAGAAGTCTGCATGCTGTGGAACTTAA
- the LOC125597757 gene encoding ras-related protein RABE1c-like isoform X1, which translates to MAAPPARGRADYDYLIKLLLIGDSGVGKSCLLLRFSDGSFTTSFITTIGIDFKIRTIELDTKRIKLQIWDTAGQERFRTITTAYYRGAMGILLVYDVTDESSFNSYFCFCLSIDIFYFIYIFALFWTCFLDLVADIRNWIRNIEQHASDKVNKILVGNKADMDESKRAVPTSKGQALADEYGIKFFETSAKTNLNVEEVFFSIAKDIKQRLTDTDSRAEPATIRISQTDQAAGAGQATQKSACCGT; encoded by the exons ATGGCAGCTCCACCTGCTAGGGGTAGAGCCGATTACGATTACCTCATCAAGCTTCTCCTGATCGGTGATAGCG GTGTGGGCAAAAGTTGTTTGCTGTTAAGGTTCTCTGATGGCTCATTCACCACTAGCTTCATCACCACCATTGG CATTGATTTTAAGATTAGAACTATTGAGCTTGATACTAAACGCATCAAGCTCCAGATTTGGGATACTGCTGGTCAAGAACGTTTTCGAACCATCACCACTG CTTATTACCGAGGGGCAATGGGAATTTTGCTGGTGTATGATGTCACAGACGAGTCATCCTTTAACAGTTACTTTTGCTTCTGTCTAAGCATTgacatcttttattttatttacatttttgctCTGTTCTGGACCTGTTTTCTTGACCTTGTTGCAGATATTAGGAACTGGATTCGTAATATTGAACAGCACGCTTCGGATAAAGTTAATAAAATCTTGGTAGGGAACAAAGCCGATATGGATGAGAGCAAGAGG GCTGTTCCAACATCAAAGGGTCAAGCACTTGCTGATGAATATGGAATCAAGTTCTTTGAAACA AGTGCCAAAACAAATCTAAATGTGGAAGAGGTTTTCTTCTCGATAGCAAAGGACATTAAGCAGAGACTCACAGATACTGACTCGAGAGCAGAG CCTGCGACGATTAGGATAAGCCAAACAGACCAGGCTGCTGGAGCCGGACAAGCCACGCAGAAGTCTGCATGCTGTGGAACTTAA
- the LOC106419628 gene encoding methyl-CpG-binding domain-containing protein 7 isoform X1: MKTRSSSSGDLVPAGNSRESQLQIVDLTSSRRKSLHGLNRPRPSSRRSKGGVDDSDRRSYASKGFHLPKGWTVEEFPRRNSYHIDKFYVERKTGKRFRSLVSVERYLKQSGNRTDQQQVVLLQHHPVPSKDFNLPDGWIVEEKPRRNSGRIDRVYTILISVFVWLSLVFLLYLNRYGCCLQFYTEPGTGKKFRSLPAVETYLNGTVDSVDSGQLSILANPDGIGFESVDIDPNPPEKVKWVLTGPSGNMFSAHVSGSDVSSSVQKTWSEAFVSLLQERV; the protein is encoded by the exons ATGAAAACGAGATCATCATCCTCCGGTGACCTGGTTCCGGCGGGTAACAGTCGCGAATCCCAGCTACAGATCGTGGACCTCACTTCATCTCGCCGGAAATCTTTGCATGGTTTGAATCGGCCGCGACCATCGTCTCGTAGAAGCAAAGGCGGTGTCGACGATTCG GATCGTCGCAGCTATGCCTCCAAGGGTTTCCATTTGCCTAAAGGATGGACCGTTGAGGAGTTTCCTAGGAGAAACTCCTACCATATTGATAAG TTTTATGTTGAGCGAAAAACAGGAAAGCGGTTCCGTTCCCTTGTCTCCGTTGAGAGATACTTGAAACAATCAGGGAACCGTACAGATCAGCAGCAGGTTGTGCTTTTACAGCATCACCCTGTCCCTTCCAAAGATTTCAATCTACCTGATGGATGGATCGTCGAGGAGAAACCCCGGAGAAATTCCGGTCGAATAGACAGGGTATACACTATCCTTATCTCTGTCTTTGTTTGGTTATCTTTGGTTTTCTTGTTATATCTAAACCGTTACGGCTGTTGCTTGCAGTTTTATACTGAGCCAGGAACAGGGAAGAAGTTCCGTTCTCTGCCTGCTGTTGAGACATACTTGAACGGTACAGTTGACTCGGTTGATTCCGGGCAGCTTTCG attttggcgAACCCGGATGGTATCGGATTTGAAAGCGTGGATATCGACCCAAACCCACCGGAGAAAGTGAAATGGGTACTGACAGGTCCAAGTGGAAACATGTTTAGTGCGCATGTTAGCGGATCGGATGTCTCTAGCTCTGTCCAAAAGACATGGTCTGAGGCTTTTGTCTCATTGCTCCAAGAACGGGTTTAA